Proteins from a single region of Caloramator sp. E03:
- a CDS encoding sugar phosphate isomerase/epimerase family protein has translation MELEDCFKDLYDMGACGIEILANSHIDNYPELSEEFVEKWQYLCNKYEIEPVEYGHWLDTRLYRDRNLTLKECLEMLEQDFKIANKLGFHILRTKLGVIDDFLNPVENWREIITAALPLAEKYNVVMCPEIHLPTILSDKMVEDYVNFIIKTNTKNFRLNIDMSVFQNRFDLTELPYPDERHSEPEELIPLLPYVKCIHAKFNAMDDNFNEMTIPYPPVLEILKEHKWDGYLISEYEGVNKDVPGYTSHELRKHHVMMKRILGY, from the coding sequence ATGGAATTAGAAGATTGTTTTAAGGATTTGTACGATATGGGGGCTTGTGGAATAGAAATTCTAGCAAATTCGCACATTGATAATTATCCAGAATTAAGCGAAGAATTTGTTGAGAAGTGGCAGTATTTGTGCAATAAATATGAAATTGAGCCAGTAGAATATGGTCATTGGTTAGATACAAGGCTTTATCGTGATAGAAATCTTACATTAAAAGAATGTTTGGAAATGTTGGAGCAGGATTTTAAAATTGCTAACAAACTTGGATTTCACATATTGAGGACAAAGCTTGGCGTCATAGATGATTTTTTGAATCCAGTTGAAAATTGGAGGGAAATAATTACAGCAGCTCTTCCTCTTGCAGAAAAATACAATGTGGTTATGTGCCCGGAAATTCATTTACCAACAATTCTATCGGATAAAATGGTAGAAGATTATGTGAATTTTATTATAAAAACTAATACAAAGAATTTTAGGTTAAATATTGATATGAGTGTATTTCAAAATCGTTTTGATTTAACCGAATTACCATATCCAGATGAAAGACATTCGGAGCCTGAAGAACTAATTCCATTGCTTCCTTATGTTAAGTGTATTCATGCAAAATTCAATGCGATGGATGATAATTTTAATGAAATGACCATTCCATATCCACCTGTACTTGAAATTTTAAAGGAGCATAAATGGGACGGCTATTTAATAAGCGAATACGAGGGAGTAAATAAAGACGTCCCAGGCTACACTTCA
- the istA gene encoding IS21 family transposase: MHTTIKTLFKKGYNKTQIASILKIDRKTVRNVLNKIDEKGVVERKTKPSILDPYKEYINIQVAKDLGAMRIFQDMQREFNFTGSYDTVKRYVNSIKNQPPKAYMVLNALPGEEAQVDFGYIGTINVNGKHKKAWVFVMTLSYSRYMYIEVVLNQSVKTFIECHKNAFKYFGGVPETVKIDNLKSGILEADFYEPTVQKNYAAFAAHYGFWAQPCRVRTPTDKGKVESSVDYVKNNCFKGRDFKNIDEAISFSKLWLNTIANARKHGTTKKIPAEVFNSIEKEKLLPLPTEDFILSHSVKCKVNTNCHISYDGNYYSVPYAYIGQEVEAIIVNDLVKIYFKEKEIALHSLWKGDKGHYTTNNEHYPTSKNISSEDILSRQRKEIKEVGDNALKFFENFINQDKLKKYDYRTIAGILSLRKDYSDEVIDAACLRAISYDAYSYKVVKRICEKRIINLPVQSNESYTNEKETCLTRDLKEYDKLSVLGELKR; encoded by the coding sequence ATGCATACAACAATAAAAACACTTTTCAAAAAGGGATATAACAAAACTCAAATTGCATCAATTCTTAAAATCGATAGAAAAACAGTAAGAAATGTACTTAATAAAATTGATGAGAAAGGAGTAGTGGAAAGGAAAACAAAACCTTCTATCCTTGATCCATATAAAGAATATATTAATATTCAAGTTGCTAAAGATCTTGGAGCGATGCGAATATTTCAAGACATGCAAAGAGAATTTAATTTTACAGGCAGCTATGATACAGTAAAAAGATATGTTAATAGTATAAAAAATCAGCCTCCAAAGGCCTATATGGTATTAAATGCTCTTCCAGGGGAAGAAGCACAGGTTGATTTTGGATACATAGGTACAATAAATGTAAATGGCAAGCATAAAAAGGCATGGGTTTTTGTAATGACATTAAGTTATTCAAGATATATGTATATAGAAGTTGTGCTAAATCAATCAGTTAAAACATTTATAGAATGTCATAAAAATGCTTTTAAATATTTTGGAGGGGTCCCTGAAACAGTAAAAATAGACAATTTAAAATCTGGAATTTTAGAAGCAGACTTTTATGAACCAACGGTACAAAAAAATTATGCAGCTTTCGCTGCTCATTATGGATTTTGGGCACAGCCCTGCAGAGTAAGAACTCCAACAGATAAGGGAAAAGTGGAATCTAGTGTTGATTATGTAAAGAATAATTGCTTTAAAGGAAGAGATTTTAAAAACATAGATGAAGCGATAAGCTTTTCAAAATTATGGCTTAATACTATTGCCAATGCAAGAAAGCATGGTACAACAAAGAAAATTCCCGCTGAAGTTTTCAACTCAATAGAAAAAGAGAAACTCTTACCACTTCCAACAGAGGACTTTATCTTATCTCACTCTGTCAAATGTAAAGTCAATACAAACTGCCACATATCTTATGACGGTAATTATTATTCAGTACCTTATGCATACATTGGACAAGAAGTTGAGGCCATCATAGTAAATGATTTAGTTAAAATCTACTTTAAAGAAAAAGAAATAGCCCTACACTCACTTTGGAAGGGTGATAAGGGCCATTACACAACAAATAATGAACATTATCCTACTAGTAAGAATATATCAAGTGAAGATATATTGTCAAGACAAAGAAAAGAAATTAAAGAGGTTGGGGATAATGCCCTTAAGTTCTTTGAAAACTTCATAAATCAGGATAAACTTAAAAAATATGATTATAGAACTATTGCAGGTATATTATCTTTAAGGAAGGATTATAGTGATGAAGTAATAGACGCAGCCTGCTTAAGAGCTATATCATATGATGCATACAGCTATAAAGTTGTAAAAAGAATATGTGAAAAACGAATAATAAATTTACCAGTACAATCAAATGAAAGCTATACAAATGAGAAAGAAACATGCCTTACAAGAGATTTAAAAGAATATGATAAATTATCAGTCTTAGGAGAGTTAAAAAGATGA